DNA from Pochonia chlamydosporia 170 chromosome Unknown PCv3seq00009, whole genome shotgun sequence:
AGACCTGGCAGAAATCGACCAAAGACTGAACCCGCATTCAAGAGAGACAGGACCATGAAACTGTCAGAAGTGCTCAAGCCATGTGCCGTCGCATATGATACGATGTATGTCAGCGGCACAAAGAGTCCAAATTCCATGAAAAAGATGCCCAGCGCTGACAAGGCAAATCTCTTGTCCCGAAAAATGGTAAAGTCTGGCCACACGGAACCTTTCTTTTTGTTAACCTGTCCTTCAGTTGCGACGACAAGAGGCGGCAGACGCGTGCGGATCAAGAGATTCGCAAGAGTGCAGAGTCCGAGGAGAATGAAGCCCATGATGCGACAGCTCCAGCCGAACCCTACGCCCTTGTCGCCCAGCAAGAATTGAAGAAGCAATGGAAACACAATTCCGCCTACGCCGCCCGCTGTTGTGGCAACTCCCGTTGCAAGTCCACGACGGACATCAAAGAAGTGCGCAATGGCTCCGTATGCAGGAGCATTGATCATTGCGCCACCCAACCCGCCGAGAACCGAGTAAGTCAGAATGATTTGGTAATACGCTGTGCGGGGATATGTTAGTAGTGTCTCAGAAGAGAGGTGCTTCAACGATGATatgagcttgaggaggaCTCACTCTTCGAGATACTCAGGAGCATCAGGCTTGTGACGACGCAAAAGCTCcctccagccagcagcaacctTGCTCCATGTCGGTCGAATACAGGTCCAACCTGAACGCCGacaaaaaagacaagaaaaaggTAGAGGCTGAATATCCAGCCAATCTGCGAGTTGTTGTAGTCTTTGAGTTGGTGCGCCTTGAAGTACGACTCAAAGACGGCAGCCGTATTGATTAGTCCAAACACAGCTCCCTGTGCACAAAACGAACCAAACACAACTAGCCATGCCTGGAATCCGCCATCGGGAAACGAGAGGCTGGCTTCGAACTCTGTCGGCGATGAATCAAGGCTCTGCGGAGATACGAACGAGGCATTGCGATCGTTGCCGTCGGCATTGACCTGCTTCTCTTGGTCACTTGTTGATATTCCTGGGTGGCCATCGC
Protein-coding regions in this window:
- a CDS encoding monocarboxylate permease-like protein (similar to Chaetomium thermophilum var. thermophilum DSM 1495 XP_006692273.1) produces the protein MSIDRNIAEDTCDKNRFCFDNHGSESVTSSPAGGRDGHPGISTSDQEKQVNADGNDRNASFVSPQSLDSSPTEFEASLSFPDGGFQAWLVVFGSFCAQGAVFGLINTAAVFESYFKAHQLKDYNNSQIGWIFSLYLFLVFFVGVQVGPVFDRHGARLLLAGGSFCVVTSLMLLSISKTYYQIILTYSVLGGLGGAMINAPAYGAIAHFFDVRRGLATGVATTAGGVGGIVFPLLLQFLLGDKGVGFGWSCRIMGFILLGLCTLANLLIRTRLPPLVVATEGQVNKKKGSVWPDFTIFRDKRFALSALGIFFMEFGLFVPLTYIVSYATAHGLSTSDSFMVLSLLNAGSVFGRFLPGLLADKIGRFNVIILTIMLCVATVLGLWLPSGFSKATIIAFCVTFGFASGSNLGLVPVCLGQFCAPQDYGRYYSTAQMLASFGTLTSVPIGGALLGNGEGSTDWLGLILFSGFSYAVALACYTSARVLAVGWHPMAKF